From Acidobacteriota bacterium, one genomic window encodes:
- a CDS encoding Na(+)-translocating NADH-quinone reductase subunit A: MALHKSKRGLDLPITGQPEQVISDAPAPRFVALLGDDYVGMKPTMHVEPGDRVQRGQLVFEDKKIEGVRFTAPGSGTVVAVHRGDRRRFEALVIELDDAERENPDKAPCVTFEAYSGKEPGVLGRQGVQDLLIESGLWTALRARPFGRTADPAANPHSLVINAMDSNPLAPDPSVVLEGRGEDFARGVAALAQLTEGTVYVCKAPSTVLEGLEGIDRVQVEEFTGPHPAGTSGYQIHVLDPVDRNKVVWYAGYQDVLAIGRLLATGRLDVERVVAVAGPPVKHPRLVRTRLGADTATLIAGEIPEEGEYRVITGSVLSGRRAQGEHFGYLGRYHHQISVVEEDRERRMLGWLAPGADQFSIVRAYLSSLFPSKKYDFTTSTNGSPRAIVPIGMYEQVMPMDILPTFLLRALMVGDLERAEELGALELDEEDLALCTFVCPGKNDFGPALRRVLTTLEKEG; encoded by the coding sequence AGCCGGAGCAGGTCATCAGCGACGCTCCGGCACCGCGCTTCGTGGCGCTGCTGGGCGATGACTATGTGGGCATGAAGCCCACCATGCACGTGGAGCCCGGGGATCGGGTTCAGCGCGGCCAGCTGGTCTTCGAGGACAAGAAGATCGAGGGTGTGCGCTTCACCGCTCCCGGCTCCGGAACGGTGGTGGCCGTCCACCGCGGGGACCGGCGGCGTTTCGAGGCCCTGGTCATCGAGCTCGACGACGCCGAGAGGGAGAACCCGGACAAGGCGCCCTGCGTGACCTTCGAGGCCTACTCCGGCAAGGAGCCCGGGGTCCTCGGTCGTCAAGGAGTGCAGGATCTACTCATCGAATCCGGTCTGTGGACGGCGTTGCGGGCCCGGCCTTTCGGCCGCACCGCGGACCCCGCCGCCAACCCCCACTCGCTGGTGATCAACGCCATGGATTCCAATCCCCTGGCGCCGGATCCGTCGGTGGTGCTCGAGGGACGGGGTGAGGACTTCGCCCGCGGCGTCGCAGCCTTGGCCCAGCTCACCGAGGGCACGGTCTACGTCTGCAAGGCGCCCTCCACGGTGCTGGAGGGCCTCGAGGGCATCGACCGGGTGCAGGTGGAAGAGTTCACCGGTCCGCACCCGGCGGGGACTTCCGGCTACCAGATCCACGTTCTCGATCCGGTGGACCGTAACAAGGTGGTCTGGTACGCCGGTTATCAGGACGTGTTGGCCATCGGCCGCCTCCTCGCCACCGGCCGTCTCGACGTCGAGCGGGTGGTGGCGGTGGCGGGGCCGCCGGTGAAGCATCCGCGGCTGGTGCGCACTCGGCTGGGAGCCGACACCGCCACCCTCATCGCCGGGGAGATCCCGGAGGAGGGGGAGTATCGGGTGATCACCGGCTCCGTTCTCTCCGGCCGCCGGGCGCAAGGGGAGCATTTCGGCTACCTCGGCCGCTACCATCACCAGATTTCGGTGGTGGAAGAGGATCGGGAGCGCCGCATGCTCGGCTGGCTGGCGCCGGGAGCGGATCAATTCTCGATAGTCCGCGCTTACCTCTCCAGCCTCTTCCCATCGAAGAAATACGATTTCACCACCTCGACCAACGGCTCACCGCGCGCCATCGTGCCCATCGGCATGTACGAGCAGGTGATGCCCATGGACATCTTGCCGACCTTCCTGCTGCGCGCGCTGATGGTCGGTGACCTCGAACGGGCCGAAGAGCTGGGTGCTCTGGAGCTCGACGAGGAAGATCTCGCTCTCTGCACTTTCGTCTGTCCGGGCAAGAACGACTTCGGTCCGGCGCTGCGGCGGGTGCTCACCACCCTGGAGAAGGAAGGCTGA
- a CDS encoding NADH:ubiquinone reductase (Na(+)-transporting) subunit B, protein MKSLRSLLDKQASLFHKGGKLEKLYPLWEAQDTFLYTPGEVTAGPSHVRDALDLKRMMITVVVALVPAVLMAMYNTGYQAHLAIQGGAQALDSWQTALFVQLMGQGALDPGNVLACFVHGALYFLPVLIVSFAAGGGVEALFSIVRKHDINEGYLVTGFLIPLTLPPTIPLWQVALGSIFGVIIGKEIFGGTGMNILNPALTARAFLFFAYPAQISGDAVWIAAQTSADGYSGATWLAEAAVQGKEALISGSVTWWQAFVGLVPGSMGETSALACLFGALVLVITGVGSWRILAGVVAGSIFTAMLLNGIGSETNPFFSVPFWWHMVLGGWAFGTVFMATEPVTATHSKAGMLWYGLFIGILAILIRVVNPAYPEGMMLAILFMNLFAALIDHFVVQANIKRRRARYAA, encoded by the coding sequence ATGAAGAGTCTTCGATCCCTGCTCGACAAACAAGCAAGCCTGTTCCACAAGGGCGGCAAGCTGGAGAAGCTCTACCCCCTGTGGGAGGCTCAGGATACGTTCCTCTACACTCCCGGTGAGGTCACCGCGGGGCCGTCCCACGTGCGGGACGCCCTGGACCTCAAGCGGATGATGATCACCGTGGTCGTCGCCCTGGTGCCGGCGGTCTTGATGGCCATGTACAACACCGGCTATCAGGCTCACCTGGCGATTCAAGGCGGCGCTCAGGCCCTCGACTCCTGGCAGACCGCCTTGTTCGTCCAGCTCATGGGGCAGGGGGCCCTGGACCCGGGCAATGTTCTCGCCTGCTTCGTCCACGGCGCCCTCTACTTCCTGCCGGTGCTCATCGTCTCCTTCGCCGCCGGCGGCGGCGTGGAAGCCCTCTTCTCCATCGTGCGCAAGCACGACATCAACGAGGGCTACCTGGTCACCGGTTTCCTGATCCCCCTCACCCTGCCGCCCACCATCCCGCTGTGGCAGGTGGCGCTGGGTTCGATCTTCGGCGTCATCATCGGCAAGGAGATCTTCGGCGGCACCGGCATGAATATCCTCAACCCGGCCCTCACCGCCCGCGCCTTCCTATTCTTCGCCTACCCGGCGCAGATCTCCGGCGACGCGGTGTGGATCGCCGCCCAGACCAGCGCCGACGGTTACAGCGGTGCCACCTGGCTGGCCGAGGCGGCGGTGCAGGGCAAGGAAGCGCTGATCTCCGGCTCGGTGACCTGGTGGCAGGCCTTCGTCGGTCTGGTGCCCGGTTCCATGGGTGAGACTTCCGCCCTGGCCTGCCTGTTCGGAGCTCTGGTGCTGGTGATCACCGGCGTCGGTTCCTGGCGCATCCTCGCCGGCGTGGTGGCGGGTTCGATCTTCACGGCGATGCTGCTCAACGGCATCGGCTCCGAGACCAACCCCTTCTTCTCCGTGCCCTTCTGGTGGCACATGGTGCTCGGCGGCTGGGCCTTTGGTACGGTGTTCATGGCTACCGAGCCGGTCACCGCCACCCACTCCAAGGCGGGCATGCTGTGGTACGGCCTGTTCATCGGCATCCTCGCCATCCTCATCCGGGTGGTCAATCCGGCTTATCCGGAGGGCATGATGCTCGCCATTTTGTTCATGAATCTCTTCGCCGCGCTCATCGATCACTTCGTGGTGCAGGCGAATATCAAGCGACGGAGGGCTCGTTATGCCGCGTAG
- a CDS encoding Na(+)-translocating NADH-quinone reductase subunit C, with amino-acid sequence MPRSAWYTLGFAAAICLVCSILVTSAAVSLEEKQEVNKLLDKQKNVLIAAGLADSEETISAEEIHERFEAFEPVVVDLVEQEEDPAADFATIDQQKMSKDPDTSFEAPKNPAQIPRVSNKAVIYKLKNEDGGLKLLVLPVEGKGLWSTMYGFVAVSPDISTIEGLTFYQHGETPGLGGEVDNPRWKNLWPGRKIFDDAGDVAITVIKGSAGPPEENPYEVDGLSGATITSRGVTYLLQFWLGDNGFGPYLEQYRSGQTDDARNVADFLDPARTSSNPDHGRRSA; translated from the coding sequence ATGCCGCGTAGCGCTTGGTACACCCTCGGTTTCGCCGCCGCCATTTGCCTGGTGTGCTCCATCCTGGTCACCTCCGCGGCGGTCAGCCTGGAGGAGAAGCAGGAGGTCAACAAGCTCCTCGACAAGCAGAAAAATGTGCTGATCGCCGCCGGGCTGGCGGATTCCGAAGAAACGATCAGCGCCGAGGAGATCCACGAACGCTTCGAGGCCTTCGAGCCGGTGGTGGTCGATCTGGTGGAGCAGGAGGAAGATCCTGCCGCCGACTTTGCCACCATCGACCAGCAGAAGATGTCGAAGGATCCGGATACCAGCTTCGAGGCGCCGAAGAACCCCGCTCAGATCCCACGGGTCTCGAACAAAGCGGTGATCTACAAGCTGAAGAACGAAGACGGCGGCCTCAAGCTGCTGGTGCTGCCGGTGGAAGGCAAAGGTCTGTGGTCCACCATGTACGGCTTCGTCGCCGTCAGCCCGGACATCTCGACCATCGAGGGCCTGACCTTCTATCAGCACGGTGAGACTCCCGGCCTCGGCGGTGAGGTAGACAACCCGCGGTGGAAGAACCTGTGGCCCGGCCGCAAGATCTTCGACGACGCGGGAGATGTCGCCATCACGGTGATCAAGGGATCCGCCGGTCCGCCGGAGGAGAACCCCTACGAGGTGGACGGCCTGTCCGGCGCTACCATCACCTCCCGCGGTGTGACCTATCTGCTGCAGTTCTGGCTCGGTGACAACGGCTTCGGTCCCTACCTGGAGCAGTATCGCAGTGGCCAGACCGACGACGCCCGCAACGTCGCCGACTTTCTAGATCCAGCTCGAACTTCTTCGAATCCAGACCATGGACGGAGGTCAGCCTGA
- a CDS encoding NADH:ubiquinone reductase (Na(+)-transporting) subunit D: MSAKTDVLIDPLFNNNPIALQVLGICSALAVTTKLETSVVMSAAVIAVLTLSNFFVSLLRNGIPSNIRIIVQLTIIASLVIVTDQILRAYLFDISKQLSVFVGLIITNCIVMGRAEAFAMQNGPLMSMLDGIGNGLGYSMILIGTAVLRELFGSGKLFGATILPLVTEGGWYVPNGLMLLSPAAFFIIGIFIWALRSWKTEQIEED, encoded by the coding sequence ATGAGCGCCAAGACGGATGTCCTCATCGACCCACTCTTCAACAACAATCCCATCGCCCTGCAGGTGTTGGGGATTTGCTCCGCTCTGGCGGTCACCACCAAGCTCGAGACCTCGGTGGTGATGTCGGCGGCGGTGATCGCCGTGCTCACGCTGTCGAACTTCTTCGTCAGCCTGCTGCGCAACGGCATCCCGAGCAATATCCGCATCATCGTCCAGCTGACCATCATCGCTTCGCTGGTGATCGTCACGGACCAGATCCTGCGGGCTTATCTCTTCGACATCAGCAAGCAGCTGTCGGTCTTCGTCGGCCTGATCATCACCAACTGCATCGTCATGGGCCGCGCCGAGGCCTTCGCCATGCAGAACGGGCCGCTGATGAGCATGCTGGACGGCATCGGCAACGGCCTGGGGTACAGCATGATCCTCATCGGCACCGCCGTGCTGCGGGAGCTCTTCGGCTCCGGCAAGCTCTTCGGCGCCACCATCCTGCCCCTGGTCACCGAGGGCGGCTGGTACGTGCCCAACGGCCTGATGCTGCTGTCGCCGGCGGCGTTCTTCATCATCGGCATCTTCATCTGGGCGTTGCGCAGCTGGAAGACCGAGCAGATCGAGGAGGATTAG
- the nqrE gene encoding NADH:ubiquinone reductase (Na(+)-transporting) subunit E, whose product MLEEYLNLAVKAIFIENMALAYFLGMCSFLAVSKKVDTSLGLGLAVVFVLTVTVPANNLIYNYLLKDGALSWVHPSLAGYDLSFLGFLCYIGTIAAMVQLVEMFLDRFVPGLYNALGVFLPLIAVNCAILGGSLFMVERDYDLGESVVFGFGSGVGFALAIVALASIRERMRYSNVPPALRGLGMTFMVTGLMAIGFMAFAGIQL is encoded by the coding sequence ATGCTCGAGGAATATCTGAATCTGGCCGTCAAGGCCATCTTCATCGAGAATATGGCCCTGGCGTACTTCCTGGGCATGTGCTCCTTCTTGGCGGTGTCCAAGAAGGTCGACACCTCCCTGGGCCTCGGCCTGGCGGTGGTCTTCGTGCTCACCGTCACCGTGCCGGCCAACAACCTGATCTACAACTACCTGCTCAAGGACGGTGCTCTCTCCTGGGTGCACCCGAGCCTGGCGGGCTACGATCTCTCGTTCCTGGGCTTCCTTTGCTACATCGGAACCATCGCGGCTATGGTGCAGCTGGTGGAGATGTTTCTCGACCGATTCGTGCCCGGGCTGTACAACGCTCTGGGGGTCTTTCTGCCCCTCATCGCCGTCAACTGCGCCATCCTGGGCGGCTCGCTGTTCATGGTGGAGCGCGACTACGACCTCGGCGAGAGTGTCGTCTTCGGCTTCGGCAGCGGCGTCGGTTTTGCCCTCGCCATCGTGGCCCTGGCCTCGATCCGCGAGCGCATGCGCTACAGCAACGTGCCGCCGGCCTTGCGCGGCTTGGGCATGACCTTCATGGTCACCGGCTTGATGGCCATCGGTTTCATGGCTTTCGCCGGCATCCAGCTCTGA